In one Mucilaginibacter ginsenosidivorax genomic region, the following are encoded:
- the clpX gene encoding ATP-dependent Clp protease ATP-binding subunit ClpX, with the protein MNKNSKEIRCSFCGAGKQDSLMLIAGLDAHICDKCVNQANEILAEELKVRKVKSSPLAPALLKPYEIKTHLDQYVIGQDDAKKILSVAVYNHYKRLNQRIDKDEVEIEKSNIIMVGETGTGKTLLAKTMAKILNVPFCICDATVLTEAGYVGEDVESILTRLLQAADYDVTLAEKGIVYIDEVDKIARKSDNASITRDVSGEGVQQALLKILEGTMVNVPPQGGRKHPDQKMITVNTSNILFICGGAFDGIDRKIANRLRTQTVGYKLKRDDGEIDMKNLYKYITPQDLKSFGLIPELIGRLPILTYLNPLDRAALRNILTEPKNSLLKQYKKLFEYEGVKLDFEDEVLEFIVDKAMEFKLGARGLRSICEAIMIDAMFEFPSKKDVKRLHITLDYAHEKFEKSDLKKLKVA; encoded by the coding sequence ATGAATAAAAACAGTAAGGAAATCAGGTGCTCATTTTGCGGTGCCGGTAAACAGGATTCCCTGATGTTGATTGCGGGGCTCGACGCTCATATCTGTGATAAGTGCGTTAACCAGGCTAATGAAATATTAGCTGAGGAGTTAAAGGTACGTAAAGTAAAGTCATCGCCGCTGGCGCCTGCCTTGCTTAAACCGTACGAAATCAAAACTCACCTCGATCAATATGTAATTGGTCAGGATGATGCCAAAAAGATATTATCAGTAGCCGTATATAATCATTACAAGCGCCTTAACCAGCGTATTGATAAGGATGAGGTTGAGATTGAAAAATCAAACATCATTATGGTTGGCGAAACAGGTACAGGTAAAACACTGCTTGCCAAAACCATGGCAAAAATATTAAACGTACCGTTTTGTATTTGCGATGCTACTGTACTGACTGAAGCAGGTTACGTAGGTGAAGATGTGGAAAGTATCCTGACCCGTTTATTACAGGCTGCCGATTATGATGTAACCCTTGCCGAAAAAGGTATTGTATACATTGACGAGGTTGATAAAATTGCCCGTAAAAGCGACAATGCTTCTATAACCCGCGATGTATCCGGAGAAGGTGTGCAACAGGCTTTGTTAAAGATATTGGAAGGTACTATGGTAAACGTACCGCCACAAGGCGGCCGTAAACACCCAGATCAAAAAATGATTACGGTGAATACCAGCAACATCCTGTTTATATGTGGTGGCGCGTTTGACGGCATAGACCGGAAAATAGCTAACCGCCTGCGTACCCAAACAGTTGGTTATAAATTAAAGCGCGACGATGGCGAGATAGATATGAAAAATCTGTACAAATACATCACCCCGCAGGATTTGAAATCATTTGGCCTGATACCCGAGTTAATTGGCCGTTTGCCTATATTAACTTACCTGAACCCGCTTGACAGAGCTGCCCTGCGCAACATACTAACTGAACCTAAAAACTCGTTACTAAAACAATACAAAAAACTGTTTGAATACGAAGGGGTGAAGCTGGACTTTGAAGATGAAGTGCTGGAATTTATTGTTGATAAGGCAATGGAATTTAAGTTGGGGGCAAGGGGCTTACGCTCAATTTGTGAAGCGATTATGATAGATGCGATGTTTGAGTTTCCGTCGAAAAAAGATGTGAAACGCCTGCACATCACGCTGGATTACGCTCATGAGAAATTTGAAAAATCGGATCTGAAAAAATTAAAAGTAGCTTAA
- a CDS encoding AMP nucleosidase, translating to MNEELNAKKNPTDAPVVKEVQSPVKSGLKTKEAIVANWLPRYTGRPLEAFGDYIILTNFSKYIQLFSQWNDDAPIMGLEKPMQSVTANGITIINFGMGSSVAATVMDLLTAIHPKAVIFLGKCGGLKKRIAVGELILPIAAIRGEGTSNDYMPAEVPALPSFALQKAISTTIRDFSRDYWTGTCYTTNRRVWEHDKVFKKYLKDLRAMAVDMETATIFTTGFANKIPTGALLLVSDQPMIPEGVKTAESDSVVSEQYVETHLKIGIESLKQLINNGLTVKHLKF from the coding sequence ATGAACGAAGAATTAAATGCAAAAAAGAACCCTACCGATGCACCGGTAGTTAAAGAAGTGCAGTCGCCCGTAAAATCGGGGCTGAAGACAAAAGAGGCAATTGTGGCCAACTGGCTGCCACGCTATACAGGCCGCCCGCTGGAGGCTTTTGGCGATTACATTATCCTTACCAATTTCTCAAAATATATTCAACTATTTAGCCAGTGGAATGATGACGCGCCGATAATGGGCCTCGAGAAACCCATGCAAAGTGTTACCGCCAATGGCATTACCATTATTAACTTTGGTATGGGTAGCTCTGTTGCGGCAACTGTAATGGATTTGCTTACCGCCATACACCCTAAAGCGGTGATATTTTTAGGAAAGTGCGGAGGTTTAAAAAAGAGGATCGCTGTAGGCGAGCTTATACTGCCCATTGCAGCAATCAGGGGCGAGGGTACATCTAACGACTATATGCCTGCCGAAGTGCCTGCATTGCCGTCATTTGCCCTGCAAAAAGCCATATCAACCACCATCCGTGATTTTAGCCGCGATTACTGGACAGGCACCTGCTACACCACCAACCGCCGCGTTTGGGAGCACGATAAAGTGTTTAAAAAATACCTGAAAGATTTACGCGCCATGGCAGTAGATATGGAAACCGCCACCATTTTCACCACAGGTTTTGCCAACAAGATTCCTACTGGAGCACTGCTGCTGGTATCAGATCAGCCGATGATACCCGAAGGAGTTAAAACAGCGGAGAGCGACTCTGTGGTAAGCGAACAATACGTAGAAACGCATCTGAAAATTGGTATCGAGTCGTTGAAGCAGTTGATCAACAATGGGCTAACGGTTAAGCATTTGAAATTTTAA
- a CDS encoding alpha-2-macroglobulin family protein: MLSRYKKTLLLIVISGFVWGHLFAQKLLTPSRQSSYYTYIYKITPADVLLFYKYSDKHPDERILQHPVDSFKTDDSWKNNLPPGNYLKVYAEKNKLKYKLIENRSAYLKVMRNNYDLSFTLTDNNGNAIKNAVVTSGGSTISADQLTGLYHTKPRAITLIKVDYAGVSNYFELKQGQSYSLPFLSRRWFSSKWYRLKMRFKKDEDNNEDKYRQRLYENEKYTGFIAFNKPLYKPLDTVKLKAFIIDRKSKNAINDKRLLVRIQKDYDDNGKILGYVDAYRKGGFEYSFALTDSLDLDLDREYFITLEDPASAKYDPDKNNDKDEDKILAMRKVFMAGKFSYEEYELKSTTFSVRTDKNEHEPSNPVSIYMKATDENDLSIPDGRVAIKLITGSVPRFKAEKIFVPDTLWTQQIKLDAVGETKVTLPDSIFPKADINYHMQAELLSSDNERHAQTEYFNFKCNNYKLKYEHAGDSLKITSLFLGKVASLPACINAISFTGDTVSRLNVTLPATVIVNPNIRSYFVKADSAALDIKVWQLPADLNFSGLQTADSLLIKVNNPHHIHFWYWLLNNNNKQVDAGEGNNLDYKKRHTDKDPVVFVISYVWGGENRYTGLAIPFKDKLLDIKVKQPVTVYPGQQVKTEIEVKDVAGKPVAGVDITAWALTRKFPNYNAPFVPYLGKAYKNMVTKPFANLSNIEKEGWLPLNWQRWSREIGLDSIAYFQFTHPVTTYKIQEPAPDSLTQIAPFIVKNGDVVPVHILYIDGIPVYFSQAQQLQRYSFAVTPGYHNLRFRTFDNIIRLNNVVVDKGKKMILSINADTLINKTAVFEKATDTLSRYEADVLNKHMIRVVNNWGAKMASLEQDSQVLLLNPGVNSSEGSEILAGPLANNIANFKINGEAARSFVAEPGYSYLFEPGLLKQKSINSPYPFDRQTFRGATVEDYTQYALTKSETERIWLRYLDLRSQTMHLFQNNAPVGDKLGALSINITKKNGTIPFIKNVIIYKDGDPDFMNIYEGNITDFGKLAAGSYRIFFLLEKNTYFIKNNVEVKPYGRNFYQVAIIPQKQDSVSIRINDVINNRPGPYSYQDYSTNSDALKLKEAFNSKYIDENNFKNMMYGRVVAQDDGLPLMGCTVKVKGMPSGVLTDINGMFVIKVPNTGTLLFNYIGYQPLEMTIHPATVVQAVLQSTNSQLNEVVVVGYGVQRRKSVTSSVSVVSALSMKEISIRGIASLDNGKPLIVVDGVVVESMDGIDANMIGSINTLKDAAARAVYGQRAANGVIIITTKKKTGDATGDGTQQSTEQTLRKNFSDYAYWQPKLTTDAQGQASFTATFPDDITNWRTFVVGINNQQQSGYADGQIKSFKPISANFIAPQFAVAGDEMKLIGKVMNYNTDAVNLTRTFTYNGKQVKQDAITVNNSKIDTLGITASATDSLNFEYTIKRDNGYFDGERRKVPVIKQGIEETKGIFNALNGDTTVNLKFDPAMGPVTFRAEASVLPTLAEETRKLREYKYLCNEQLASKLKGLLAEKRIKKFLGEDFKYEKNIKDVIKKLQENRRSNGTWGWWKDTDEELWISLHAVGALLDAQKEGYIIQLDKQKLTDYLIYQLESYRGADKLTCLELLHKLEAKADYQKYVDVVEKENKAFKLKTGIPLSAYDKLRLMLVKQETGLPVKLDSLYARQHRTLFGNIYWGDDSYRFFDNSIQLSILAYHIIKAEGKHPELLRRIQGYFLEQRSHGEWRNTYESALILETILPDLLVTDKQVKPSAITIKGLTTQTIAAFPYSAKFNPQDMSVSKIGSLPVYITGSQKFWNSSPQKVNKEFTVDTWFERQEKKLVSLKGGEVIQLKAEVTAKGDADFVMIEIPIPAGCSYESKEQPWSNNEVHREYFKEKVSIFCRKLKQGKYTFTVNLIPRYDGKYTLNPAKAEMMYFPVFYGREGMKQVVVGK; encoded by the coding sequence ATGTTATCACGCTATAAAAAAACATTACTGCTTATCGTCATTTCGGGCTTCGTTTGGGGCCATTTATTTGCACAAAAACTGCTTACACCCAGCAGGCAAAGCAGTTATTATACTTACATCTATAAAATTACACCGGCCGATGTGCTGCTGTTTTATAAATATTCGGATAAACACCCGGATGAGAGGATATTACAGCATCCGGTCGATTCGTTTAAAACTGATGATAGCTGGAAAAACAACCTTCCGCCGGGTAACTATTTAAAGGTTTATGCCGAAAAAAATAAGTTGAAGTACAAACTGATTGAAAATCGGTCGGCTTATTTAAAAGTGATGCGTAATAATTACGACCTAAGCTTTACCCTTACCGATAACAATGGGAATGCTATTAAAAACGCGGTTGTTACTTCAGGAGGCAGTACCATCAGCGCGGATCAGCTAACCGGGCTTTATCATACCAAACCGCGTGCAATAACATTGATAAAAGTTGACTACGCCGGGGTAAGCAATTACTTTGAGCTTAAACAGGGCCAAAGCTATAGCCTTCCGTTTTTAAGCCGCCGTTGGTTTTCGTCCAAATGGTACAGGCTTAAAATGAGGTTTAAAAAAGACGAGGATAACAATGAAGATAAATACCGGCAGCGCCTATATGAAAATGAAAAATACACCGGCTTTATTGCCTTTAATAAGCCATTATACAAGCCGCTGGATACCGTAAAATTAAAGGCATTTATTATCGACAGGAAATCAAAAAATGCAATTAATGATAAACGCCTGCTGGTACGCATACAAAAAGACTATGACGACAATGGCAAAATATTAGGCTACGTTGACGCCTACCGAAAGGGTGGCTTTGAATACAGTTTTGCCTTAACAGACAGCCTGGACCTGGACCTTGACAGAGAATACTTTATAACACTGGAAGACCCCGCAAGTGCCAAATACGATCCCGATAAAAATAACGATAAGGATGAAGACAAGATTTTGGCAATGCGTAAAGTTTTTATGGCGGGCAAATTTAGCTACGAGGAGTATGAACTTAAATCGACTACTTTTAGCGTACGTACTGATAAAAACGAGCATGAGCCAAGCAACCCGGTTTCTATTTACATGAAGGCAACTGATGAAAACGACCTTTCGATACCCGATGGGCGTGTGGCGATAAAACTGATAACCGGAAGCGTACCGCGGTTTAAAGCAGAAAAAATATTTGTGCCCGATACGTTATGGACACAACAAATAAAGCTTGACGCTGTTGGCGAAACCAAAGTAACCCTACCCGATTCTATATTTCCGAAGGCCGATATTAATTATCATATGCAGGCGGAACTGCTAAGCTCGGATAATGAACGTCACGCTCAAACCGAATATTTTAATTTTAAATGCAACAATTACAAATTGAAGTACGAGCACGCAGGTGATTCATTGAAGATCACGTCGCTGTTTTTAGGTAAAGTGGCCAGTTTGCCCGCTTGCATAAACGCAATAAGCTTTACCGGCGATACAGTTTCCCGGCTAAACGTTACTTTGCCTGCCACCGTTATTGTTAACCCAAATATCCGGTCGTACTTTGTTAAAGCCGATAGTGCGGCGCTTGATATAAAGGTATGGCAATTACCTGCCGATCTTAATTTTTCCGGTCTCCAAACCGCCGATTCGTTATTGATTAAGGTGAACAACCCGCACCATATCCATTTTTGGTACTGGTTGCTTAATAACAATAACAAGCAGGTTGATGCCGGCGAAGGCAACAATCTTGATTACAAAAAGAGACATACCGATAAAGACCCGGTTGTTTTTGTGATAAGCTACGTTTGGGGCGGAGAGAACCGATATACGGGGCTGGCCATTCCCTTTAAGGATAAATTACTGGATATTAAAGTAAAACAGCCCGTAACCGTTTATCCGGGACAGCAGGTTAAAACCGAAATTGAAGTTAAAGACGTAGCCGGCAAACCTGTAGCAGGTGTTGATATCACTGCATGGGCGCTTACCCGAAAGTTTCCGAATTACAATGCGCCGTTTGTGCCATACCTGGGCAAGGCATATAAAAACATGGTAACAAAGCCATTTGCCAATTTAAGCAATATTGAAAAAGAGGGCTGGTTACCGCTTAACTGGCAGCGCTGGAGCAGGGAAATAGGCCTGGACAGCATTGCATATTTTCAGTTTACGCATCCTGTCACTACCTATAAAATACAGGAACCGGCACCCGATAGCCTAACGCAAATAGCGCCTTTTATAGTAAAAAACGGCGATGTTGTACCGGTGCACATCCTTTATATTGATGGCATACCCGTTTATTTTAGCCAGGCGCAGCAACTGCAGCGCTATAGTTTTGCGGTAACGCCGGGCTACCATAACCTGCGCTTCCGTACGTTTGATAATATCATCAGGCTTAATAATGTGGTTGTTGATAAGGGCAAAAAAATGATATTGAGCATAAACGCCGATACCCTTATCAATAAAACCGCTGTGTTTGAAAAAGCCACAGATACGCTATCCAGGTACGAGGCCGATGTGCTAAACAAACACATGATAAGGGTAGTAAATAATTGGGGCGCAAAAATGGCCAGCCTTGAACAGGATTCCCAGGTACTGCTGCTAAACCCTGGCGTAAATAGCAGCGAGGGTAGCGAAATACTGGCAGGTCCCTTGGCAAACAATATAGCGAATTTTAAAATAAACGGAGAAGCCGCCCGGTCATTTGTTGCCGAGCCTGGTTACTCCTACCTTTTTGAGCCCGGCCTTTTAAAACAAAAAAGTATCAACAGCCCATATCCTTTCGACCGGCAAACATTCAGGGGGGCAACTGTAGAAGATTACACACAGTACGCGCTGACCAAATCCGAAACCGAAAGGATATGGTTGCGCTACCTCGACCTGCGCAGCCAAACCATGCATCTTTTCCAGAATAACGCCCCTGTTGGCGATAAGCTGGGCGCATTGTCTATTAACATTACGAAAAAAAACGGGACAATACCATTCATAAAAAATGTAATTATTTACAAAGATGGCGATCCGGATTTCATGAATATTTACGAAGGTAACATAACTGATTTTGGAAAATTGGCGGCAGGCAGTTACAGGATATTTTTCCTGCTCGAAAAAAATACTTACTTTATTAAAAACAACGTCGAAGTAAAACCATATGGCCGCAATTTTTACCAGGTAGCTATTATTCCGCAAAAACAGGATTCGGTAAGTATCAGGATCAATGATGTTATCAATAACAGGCCCGGCCCCTACAGCTATCAGGATTATAGCACCAACAGTGATGCCTTAAAGCTGAAGGAAGCCTTTAACAGTAAATACATTGACGAAAACAACTTTAAAAATATGATGTACGGCCGCGTGGTGGCCCAGGATGATGGACTGCCGCTTATGGGCTGTACCGTAAAAGTAAAAGGGATGCCGTCTGGCGTATTAACCGATATTAATGGCATGTTTGTTATTAAGGTGCCCAACACCGGCACACTATTGTTTAATTACATCGGATACCAACCTTTGGAAATGACTATACACCCGGCAACAGTTGTACAAGCCGTGCTACAGTCAACTAATTCGCAACTTAATGAGGTTGTAGTAGTTGGCTATGGCGTACAACGCAGGAAAAGTGTAACGAGTTCTGTTTCTGTTGTTTCTGCTTTGTCAATGAAGGAAATCAGTATAAGGGGTATCGCATCTTTGGATAATGGAAAACCGTTGATTGTGGTTGACGGTGTTGTTGTAGAAAGCATGGATGGCATAGATGCAAATATGATAGGTAGTATAAATACATTAAAAGATGCTGCTGCCAGGGCTGTATACGGCCAGCGCGCAGCAAACGGGGTTATTATAATTACCACCAAAAAGAAAACCGGTGATGCAACCGGCGATGGTACCCAACAAAGCACAGAACAAACGCTGCGTAAAAACTTCTCTGATTACGCGTACTGGCAGCCCAAATTAACAACCGATGCACAAGGCCAAGCGAGTTTTACAGCTACATTCCCCGATGATATTACCAACTGGCGCACATTTGTTGTTGGGATAAATAACCAGCAGCAATCCGGCTATGCCGACGGGCAGATCAAATCATTCAAACCCATCAGTGCCAATTTCATTGCCCCGCAATTTGCAGTAGCCGGCGATGAGATGAAACTGATAGGCAAAGTAATGAACTACAATACCGATGCCGTTAACCTTACCCGCACATTCACTTATAACGGCAAACAGGTAAAACAGGACGCGATAACAGTTAACAACTCTAAAATAGATACCCTGGGCATAACTGCTTCGGCTACCGACAGCCTCAATTTTGAATATACCATAAAACGCGATAATGGTTATTTTGATGGCGAACGCCGTAAGGTGCCTGTTATAAAACAGGGTATTGAAGAAACCAAAGGGATATTTAACGCTTTAAATGGCGATACTACGGTTAACCTAAAATTCGACCCGGCAATGGGGCCGGTTACTTTCCGGGCCGAGGCCTCGGTACTGCCAACCCTGGCCGAAGAAACCCGCAAGCTACGCGAATACAAATACCTGTGCAACGAACAACTGGCCTCAAAATTAAAAGGCTTGTTAGCAGAAAAACGGATCAAAAAATTCCTGGGCGAGGATTTTAAATACGAGAAAAACATTAAAGATGTAATTAAAAAGCTGCAGGAAAACCGCCGGTCCAACGGCACCTGGGGCTGGTGGAAAGATACCGACGAAGAACTTTGGATAAGCCTGCATGCGGTAGGAGCTTTGCTGGATGCCCAAAAAGAAGGTTATATAATTCAGCTGGATAAACAAAAACTAACCGACTACTTGATTTATCAATTAGAAAGCTATCGCGGGGCTGATAAGCTCACCTGCCTGGAGCTGCTCCACAAACTGGAAGCAAAAGCAGACTATCAAAAATATGTGGATGTTGTTGAAAAGGAAAACAAAGCTTTCAAACTAAAAACCGGCATCCCGCTATCTGCTTATGATAAATTAAGACTGATGCTCGTGAAGCAGGAAACTGGCTTACCTGTTAAGCTGGATAGTTTGTATGCCCGCCAGCACCGCACTCTATTTGGCAATATTTACTGGGGCGATGACAGCTACCGTTTCTTCGATAATTCCATCCAGCTAAGTATATTGGCCTACCATATCATTAAAGCCGAGGGCAAACACCCCGAATTACTGCGCAGGATACAAGGCTACTTTTTAGAACAGCGCAGCCACGGCGAATGGCGCAACACCTATGAATCTGCCTTGATACTGGAAACCATTCTTCCAGATCTTTTGGTTACCGATAAGCAGGTTAAACCATCGGCCATCACTATAAAAGGATTAACCACGCAAACAATTGCGGCATTTCCTTACTCGGCCAAATTCAATCCACAGGATATGAGCGTTAGCAAAATCGGCAGCTTACCTGTATACATCACCGGCTCGCAAAAATTCTGGAACAGCAGCCCCCAAAAGGTAAACAAGGAGTTTACTGTAGATACCTGGTTTGAGCGCCAGGAAAAGAAACTCGTCAGCCTGAAAGGCGGCGAAGTTATACAACTAAAGGCTGAAGTAACCGCCAAAGGCGATGCTGATTTTGTAATGATTGAAATCCCCATCCCGGCAGGTTGCTCTTACGAAAGTAAAGAGCAACCCTGGAGTAACAATGAAGTTCACAGGGAATACTTTAAGGAAAAGGTAAGCATATTTTGCCGCAAGCTTAAACAAGGCAAATATACTTTCACCGTAAACCTCATCCCCCGTTATGATGGTAAATACACGCTAAATCCGGCCAAGGCCGAGATGATGTATTTCCCGGTGTTTTACGGGCGTGAAGGGATGAAACAGGTAGTTGTGGGTAAATAA
- a CDS encoding pyridoxal-phosphate dependent enzyme: protein MWHNNILDTIGNTPLVRLNKVTKDIPATVLAKIETTNPGNSIKDRMALKMIEDAEKSGKLKPGGTIIEGTSGNTGMGLAIAAVIKGYKCIFTSTDKQSKEKFDALRAFGAEVIVCPTNVEPEDPRSYYSVSSRLEREVPNSWKPNQYDNLSNSQAHYEQTGPEIWEQTEGKVTHLVAGVGTGGTISGTARYLKEMNPNIKVLGIDTYGSVFKKYKETGDFDKNEIYPYITEGIGEDFLPQNVDFSLIDHFEKVTDKDAALMTREVARKEGIFAGNSTGSAVAGVIQMKDMFKEGDVVVIIFPDHGTRYLGKMYNDDWLRDRGFLKDGKLTARDIIGKKDVQEIITIDCEKSVLEAINTIKSLNISQIPVTQKGMVIGKITESDILNSLLENPSIKSQPVKNITTAPFPFVDLNTSIDRISGMINKDNIAVLVESEDGKIEIITQYDIINAISA, encoded by the coding sequence ATGTGGCATAATAATATATTAGATACCATTGGCAATACGCCGCTGGTTAGGTTGAATAAAGTAACAAAGGACATCCCTGCGACGGTTTTGGCCAAAATTGAAACAACCAATCCTGGTAATTCCATCAAGGACCGCATGGCCCTTAAAATGATTGAGGATGCCGAAAAAAGCGGGAAGCTTAAACCCGGCGGTACCATTATTGAAGGTACATCGGGCAATACCGGTATGGGCCTGGCTATTGCGGCGGTGATAAAAGGCTACAAGTGCATTTTTACCAGTACCGATAAACAATCAAAAGAAAAGTTTGATGCCCTGCGTGCCTTTGGTGCCGAGGTTATTGTTTGCCCTACCAATGTAGAGCCCGAAGATCCGCGGTCATATTACTCGGTATCGTCGCGCCTGGAGCGCGAGGTGCCCAACTCATGGAAACCCAACCAGTACGATAACCTGAGCAACTCGCAGGCGCACTACGAGCAAACCGGCCCCGAAATTTGGGAGCAAACCGAGGGTAAGGTTACGCACCTGGTGGCTGGTGTAGGTACCGGAGGTACCATATCTGGTACAGCGCGTTACCTTAAAGAAATGAACCCCAACATCAAGGTGCTGGGCATTGATACCTACGGCTCGGTATTTAAAAAATACAAGGAGACCGGCGATTTTGACAAAAACGAAATTTATCCTTACATCACCGAGGGTATTGGCGAAGACTTTTTACCGCAAAACGTTGATTTTAGCCTGATAGACCATTTTGAAAAAGTAACAGATAAAGACGCCGCCCTGATGACCCGCGAGGTTGCCCGCAAGGAAGGCATCTTTGCCGGTAACTCCACCGGATCGGCCGTGGCCGGGGTGATTCAGATGAAGGATATGTTTAAAGAAGGCGATGTAGTGGTGATCATTTTTCCCGACCATGGCACCCGCTACCTGGGCAAAATGTATAACGATGACTGGCTGCGCGACCGTGGCTTCCTGAAAGACGGCAAACTTACCGCCCGCGATATCATCGGTAAAAAAGACGTGCAGGAAATTATCACCATCGACTGCGAAAAATCGGTACTGGAAGCTATCAACACCATCAAGTCGCTCAATATCTCGCAAATCCCGGTTACCCAAAAAGGTATGGTAATAGGCAAGATAACGGAAAGCGATATCCTGAATTCGCTGTTAGAGAACCCATCCATCAAATCGCAGCCGGTTAAAAATATTACCACCGCGCCGTTTCCGTTTGTTGATCTGAATACATCTATCGACCGTATCTCGGGTATGATCAATAAAGATAACATTGCCGTATTGGTTGAAAGCGAAGACGGCAAAATTGAGATAATTACGCAGTACGATATTATAAATGCGATATCGGCTTAG
- a CDS encoding carboxypeptidase-like regulatory domain-containing protein, whose protein sequence is MKYDIWHKVSILFFGIVFLSSCDCVQQVKGVVVDKVTDKPIADVLVRKEHGSEREMKTDSTGEFKLSAISGGVFGCPAMDISAFKQGYKIATATVPAGGEIKIELEK, encoded by the coding sequence ATGAAATATGATATTTGGCATAAAGTTTCAATTTTGTTTTTTGGGATCGTGTTTTTGTCTTCGTGCGATTGTGTTCAGCAGGTTAAGGGTGTGGTTGTTGATAAAGTAACAGATAAACCCATCGCTGATGTTCTGGTAAGGAAAGAACACGGCAGCGAAAGGGAAATGAAAACAGATTCTACAGGAGAGTTTAAATTGTCGGCTATATCTGGCGGCGTGTTCGGGTGCCCGGCTATGGATATATCGGCTTTCAAACAAGGATATAAAATAGCAACAGCCACTGTGCCAGCCGGCGGCGAAATAAAAATTGAATTGGAAAAGTAA
- a CDS encoding peptidylprolyl isomerase, whose amino-acid sequence MKKSLLLFAALLCLCLGAFAQSKNTYVKIETPQGWCVVKLYNQTPVHRDNFIKLVKSHYFDATTLNRILKGFVIQGGDPDSLYDKGRTLKPEMKWITPEFVAGLYHRRGVVAMGRDANKTESSYTTQFYIVDGRTWTNDELDAIEKKYNTHFTEAQRNTYRSVGGTPFLDGHYTVFGEIVKGIELIDQVTAVTVDKNGNPATPVWMKLTVLKPQEVAKTLK is encoded by the coding sequence TTGAAAAAGTCATTACTCCTGTTTGCCGCTTTATTATGCCTTTGCCTGGGTGCATTTGCCCAATCAAAAAACACTTATGTAAAAATAGAAACGCCGCAGGGATGGTGTGTTGTAAAATTGTACAACCAAACGCCGGTGCACCGCGATAATTTTATTAAACTGGTTAAAAGCCATTATTTTGATGCCACCACCCTTAACCGGATACTGAAGGGTTTTGTGATACAGGGCGGCGACCCGGATTCGTTATATGATAAAGGACGCACCTTAAAGCCCGAAATGAAATGGATAACGCCCGAATTCGTGGCCGGTTTATACCATCGCCGGGGAGTGGTAGCCATGGGCCGGGATGCCAACAAAACCGAATCATCATACACCACCCAGTTTTACATTGTAGACGGCCGTACCTGGACCAACGACGAACTGGATGCCATCGAAAAAAAGTACAACACCCACTTTACCGAAGCACAGCGCAACACATACCGCTCCGTTGGCGGAACGCCTTTTCTTGATGGGCACTATACCGTTTTTGGCGAAATAGTAAAAGGCATTGAACTGATAGACCAGGTAACCGCAGTAACCGTTGACAAAAACGGCAACCCCGCCACACCCGTTTGGATGAAACTGACTGTGCTTAAGCCGCAAGAGGTTGCAAAAACTTTAAAATAG